The Maridesulfovibrio zosterae DSM 11974 genome contains a region encoding:
- the gdhA gene encoding NADP-specific glutamate dehydrogenase: MDILELVRNRDPNEREFHQAVSEVVESIMPVLDRNPEYRSASILERIVEPERVIMFRVPWADDEGDVHVNRGFRIEMNSALGPYKGGLRFHPSVNLGILKFLAFEQVFKNALTSLPMGGGKGGSDFDPKGKTDMEVMRFCQSFMLELSRHIGPNTDIPAGDIGVGAREIGFLFGMYKRIRNEFTGVLTGKGLGWGGSLIRPEATGYGSVYFAAEMLNAKGKTFDGTTSLVSGSGNVAQYTMEKLLELGSTPITFSDSSGYIYDEKGVDREKLDYLMQIKNVRRGRVSEYTDKYPEAIYIPVDPDLDYNPLWNHKADCAFPSATQNEINGKDASNMVANGVKIVSEGANMPTMPEGVDIFLDQGLLYGPSKAANAGGVSVSGLEMSQNSMRLNWPKEEVDHRLKVIMHNIHKSCMETAEQYGTPFNYVKGANIAGFVKVAQAMLDQGIV; the protein is encoded by the coding sequence ATGGACATTTTGGAATTGGTCAGAAACAGAGATCCCAATGAACGTGAATTTCATCAGGCAGTTAGTGAAGTTGTAGAATCAATCATGCCTGTTCTTGACCGTAACCCGGAGTATCGCAGTGCCAGTATTCTTGAACGTATTGTAGAGCCTGAAAGGGTGATCATGTTTCGCGTTCCATGGGCTGATGATGAAGGTGATGTGCATGTGAACCGTGGTTTTCGTATTGAAATGAACAGTGCTCTGGGCCCATACAAAGGAGGCCTTAGATTTCACCCTTCAGTTAATCTCGGAATTCTTAAATTTTTGGCCTTTGAACAGGTTTTTAAAAATGCCTTGACCTCTCTGCCCATGGGCGGGGGTAAAGGTGGATCAGACTTTGATCCCAAAGGTAAAACTGATATGGAAGTGATGCGTTTTTGTCAGAGTTTTATGCTGGAATTATCACGCCATATAGGACCGAATACAGATATACCTGCAGGTGATATAGGGGTAGGCGCTCGTGAAATTGGATTTCTATTCGGGATGTATAAGCGTATCCGTAATGAATTTACGGGTGTTCTTACCGGAAAAGGTCTCGGCTGGGGCGGTAGTCTGATCCGCCCTGAAGCAACTGGATACGGTTCTGTCTATTTTGCAGCTGAAATGCTGAATGCCAAGGGTAAAACTTTCGATGGTACAACCTCACTGGTTTCTGGTTCAGGTAATGTTGCCCAGTATACAATGGAAAAACTACTTGAGCTGGGCAGCACTCCCATAACATTTTCAGATTCATCAGGTTACATTTATGATGAAAAGGGTGTTGACCGTGAGAAGCTCGACTATCTCATGCAGATCAAAAATGTGAGGCGCGGGCGGGTCAGCGAATATACTGATAAGTATCCTGAAGCCATTTATATTCCGGTTGATCCTGATTTAGATTACAATCCTCTCTGGAATCACAAAGCGGACTGCGCATTTCCTTCTGCTACCCAGAATGAGATAAATGGTAAAGATGCATCAAACATGGTTGCCAACGGAGTCAAGATTGTTTCCGAAGGGGCAAATATGCCGACTATGCCTGAGGGGGTAGATATCTTTCTTGATCAAGGTCTTCTTTATGGTCCGAGTAAAGCTGCAAATGCCGGTGGTGTCTCCGTTTCCGGCCTTGAAATGAGTCAGAACAGTATGAGGCTTAACTGGCCCAAGGAAGAAGTGGATCATAGACTTAAAGTTATTATGCACAATATCCATAAGTCATGTATGGAAACAGCAGAGCAGTATGGAACTCCTTTCAACTACGTAAAGGGGGCTAATATTGCCGGATTTGTTAAAGTTGCTCAGGCTATGCTTGATCAGGGTATTGTTTAG
- a CDS encoding symporter small accessory protein produces the protein MMLGLGSIEIAVVFWLCLISSLGCVAYGILNWNNKGKPDATALNIEVGKDKGKK, from the coding sequence ATGATGTTAGGACTTGGAAGCATTGAAATAGCCGTAGTTTTCTGGCTATGCCTCATATCTTCGCTCGGTTGCGTGGCATACGGAATTTTGAACTGGAACAATAAAGGCAAACCAGATGCAACGGCTTTAAATATCGAAGTAGGCAAAGATAAGGGTAAAAAATAA